From a region of the Haematobia irritans isolate KBUSLIRL chromosome 4, ASM5000362v1, whole genome shotgun sequence genome:
- the LOC142236349 gene encoding isoleucine--tRNA ligase, cytoplasmic-like encodes MTPNEEFMEEGTAREVINRIQKFMKKAQLIPPDPVLIYYELNATDKKKAEMEQMQKVMNNYTATQNATFISKQKTTYTSR; translated from the coding sequence ATGACACCCAATGAAGAGTTTATGGAAGAAGGTACGGCCCGTGAAGTCATTAATCGAatacagaaatttatgaaaaaggcTCAATTAATACCCCCGGATCCTGTTCTGATCTACTATGAATTAAATGCCACCGATAAGAAGAAGGCCGAAATGGAGCAAATGCAAAAAGTAATGAATAATTACACTGCGACGCAAAATGCAACTTTTATCTCCAAACAAAAAACCACTTATACCAGTCGGTGA
- the SuUR gene encoding suppressor of Under-Replication, producing the protein MYHFVADHPPVPVRLSFRAQIPGHVRQYLKQFQIDACIFMHNFLAKGEFCAYNDEGGLGKQAAVAVLLDTACGNKKTLIIVQNDDNYVIGWEFHFSVLTNCNTKVIKDNKDTIDSPHNVYIAKWSTLRALDDLSKFDFDYVIVDNRGQMLNNTFCMSMLLKHYERKVNILISSVDITSDLKLLHNILKLGGRLDPRYTNFKQFEEKFKLPDARELTYKRVDLEEYFLKRERLSDYCKNFRIRRYCHQYENQLPLVEPDRYKINLEIYREKQNATNSESSSVEISSQNRQEERVRDTQELFEEYCRQRRKQQELEKQKLEKQNKETQLQLILEEQEKQQKEREKQDALNDDDEVAFINETLPVIVAKDKQSNTADNTDEAIVMSPLLLVSDSEDTDDVPQICNDPSDDDNIVDLSSDGENETSFEKDSTAQTSQKEKLGKASAQTQSPEKGKKVPKKKEVRKMTEFERLRADVATNLKFQNETTPKRRSRNVDHNQQIISDKKRGNDENGKVIAKDKDTGNNGKEGKQLKSKNNIKTNINKENELKDSPKTPQTSDKSKATGAPNKASTEKTLDNDSTPRKHKSLQTPQKTGGKDITQETATTPRESRTNRRVGTDSDRVNTTTSPMKAGKSPVVTRNKSPGDANKSTGPTTPIVVIKTEPEESTPQSKRSLPSKDISNTIQRIKRELNIEHVVIHNRETRSAKRLTRSAGCPNKNIDAAKNSLFSNDKAKPKKSPLPKHDAKRETEKRQNDSQSNKSSTIINDSQVPVISMTCSQDYDPIQCAQRLSDVSNYDSSNTQRKASEFLIPATPVSTRNSLIPSSLMSSNGFFGDSEVIFVPPTPVASTSGKKSNKKTDDVIVLSESDTESTSVNYAATSRRTRALKPRRAAQQQQMSEESGKVPTFSQLLAQHNTRTSAKSPDLFSNCSDLAQLPCSQKDNADETNAPFEGFKIFGSEVKQLQQHYASSNTQNTSNKSGKKSSRERSCLDILENMFEPPNKKQKHKNSKNNEGTPTLSHATTSNSNDSPSRRNKQRAKNNGPIVPHHPIEAIAEAQKAQQEKLRTRSLGSSVLEDEIFEITNNGTFGSVMRLHSNGEISPVQQAQKSTQNNKITKYFQGGLTQNLTGSQEDSGNNSEAGTPSKTHQQQTCTQPANTKKSPKVKCNTTQVTKLTKWFTKNTPSKQMQTQVGASKSDTSSLKTLSASKRIVKRRRLDMTRVRDDSD; encoded by the exons ATACCATAGATTCGCCCCATAACGTTTACATTGCTAAATGGAGTACGTTAAGGGCTTTGGACGATTTAAGCAAATTCGATTTTGACTATGTAATTGTTGACAATCGGGGACAAATGCTAAATAATACCTTTTGCATGTCAATGCTTTTAAAACATTACGAACGCAAAGTGAATATATTGATCTCAAGTGTTGATATAACT aGTGATTTGAAATTACTTCATAATATTTTGAAGCTGGGAGGACGTTTGGATCCGcgttacacaaattttaaacaatttgaaGAGAAATTTAAATTACCCGATGCTAGGGAGCTGACTTACAAACGAGTTGATTTGGAAGAGTATTTTTTGAAAAGAGAGCGCCTCTCGGATTATTGCAA AAATTTTCGTATAAGACGTTACTGCCATCAATATGAAAATCAATTGCCGTTGGTCGAGCCTGATcgatataaaatcaatttggagATTTATCGCGAAAAACAGAATGCCACAAATTCGGAGAGCAGCAGTGTTGAGATCTCTTCACAAAATCGACAAGAGGAAAGGGTCCGAGATACACAGGAACTATTCGAAGAATATTGCCGTCAAAGACGAAAACAACAAGagcttgaaaaacaaaaactggaAAAGCAAAACAAGGAAACGCAATTACAACTCATTTTGGAAGAACAGGAAAAGCAGCAGAAAGAACGCGAAAAACAAGATGCTTTGAATGATGACGATGAAGTTGCTTTCATCAATGAAACGCTCCCAGTCATTGTAGCAAAGGATAAACAATCGAATACAGCTGATAATACGGATGAAGCCATTGTAATGTCGCCGCTATTATTGGTGTCCGATTCTGAGGATACAGACGATGTTCCTCAAATTTGTAATGATCCTTCCGACGATGACAATATAGTCGATCTATCGAGTGATGGTGAAAATGAAACAAGCTTTGAAAAAGATTCGACTGCTCAAACCTCTcaaaaggaaaaacttggaaaaGCTTCTGCACAAACACAAAGTCCAGAAAAAGGCAAAAAAGTTCCAAAGAAAAAGGAGGTAAGAAAAATGACCGAATTTGAGAGGCTGAGAGCAGATGTGGCaacaaatctaaagtttcaaaatGAAACAACACCTAAACGTCGAAGTCGGAATGTAGATCATAACCAGCAAATTATCAGCGATAAAAAGCGGGGTAACGACGAAAACGGCAAAGTAATCGCAAAAGACAAAGATACTGGTAATAATGGAAAGGAAGGAAAACAATTAAAATCCAAGAACAATATAAAGACCAATATCAACAAAGAAAACGAGTTGAAGGATTCTCCTAAGACGCCCCAAACTTCGGATAAATCCAAGGCCACTGGTGCTCCAAACAAGGCTAGCACTGAAAAGACTTTGGATAACGACTCAACTCCAAGGAAACATAAATCACTGCAAACCCCACAAAAAACTGGTGGCAAAGACATCACTCAAGAGACGGCCACGACACCACGCGAATCAAGAACCAATAGACGAGTTGGTACAGATTCAGACAGGGTAAATACTACAACCTCTCCAATGAAAGCTGGAAAAAGTCCTGTTGTTACCAGGAATAAAAGTCCTGGTGATGCGAATAAAAGCACAGGACCCACAACACCTATTGTAGTTATTAAGACTGAACCGGAGGAGTCTACACCCCAGAGTAAGCGTTCGCTTCCCTCAAAGGACATCTCCAATACTATACAACGCATAAAACGTGAACTGAATATTGAACATGTTGTGATTCATAATAGAGAGACTCGGAGTGCGAAGCGTTTAACACGATCTGCTGGTTgcccaaacaaaaatattgatgCTGCGAAAAATTCGTTATTCAGCAATGATAAGGCCAAACCTAAAAAATCGCCACTACCAAAGCATGACGCTAAAAGAGAAACAGAGAAACGTCAGAATGATTCCCAGTCGAATAAATCATCAACAATTATAAATGATTCTCAAGTTCCCGTAATTTCAATGACATGCTCTCAGGATTACGATCCCATTCAATGTGCACAGCGTTTAAGCGATGTGAGTAATTATGACAGTAGCAATACACAAAGAAAAGCTTCGGAGTTTCTAATACCAGCTACTCCAGTATCAACTAGGAATTCCCTAATACCTTCATCACTAATGTCCAGCAATGGTTTCTTTGGCGATTCGGAAGTTATATTTGTGCCACCAACACCGGTGGCAAGTACTTCGGGAAAAAAGAGCAATAAGAAGACTGATGATGTTATAGTCCTTTCCGAATCGGATACTGAAAGCACATCCGTTAATTATGCTGCAACCAGTCGCCGCACTAGAGCTTTAAAGCCCAGAAGAGCTGCTCAACAACAGCAAATGTCTGAGGAATCGGGTAAAGTTCCcacattttcacaacttttggCACAGCATAATACGCGAACAAGTGCCAAATCACCGGATCTCTTTAGTAATTGCTCAGATTTGGCACAACTGCCCTGCTCACAGAAAGATAATGCTGATGAGACAAATGCACCTTTCGAAGgatttaaaatatttggatccgAAGTTAAGCAATTGCAACAGCACTATGCATCTTCAAATACGCAAAATACATCAAACAAAAGTGGAAAGAAATCGTCTAGAGAGCGAAGTTGTTTGGATATTTTGGAGAATATGTTTGAGCCACCTaacaagaaacaaaaacataaaaattctaaaaataatgaAGGAACGCCTACTCTTAGTCATGCTACGACTTCCAATTCGAATGATTCTCCGTCGAGAAGAAACAAACAAAGGGCAAAAAATAATGGTCCAATTGTGCCCCATCATCCAATTGAAGCCATAGCTGAGGCTCAAAAGGCTCAACAGGAGAAATTGCGGACTCGTTCACTGGGGTCCTCTGTTCTGGAAGATGAAATATTCGAAATAACAAACAATGGCACATTTGGAAGTGTTATGCGTCTACACTCGAATGGCGAAATATCTCCCGTTCAACAAGCACAAAAATCAactcaaaataataaaattacaaaatatttccaaggaGGTTTAACACAAAATCTAACAGGTTCCCAGGAGGATAGCGGCAATAACTCTGAGGCTGGTACTCCGAGTAAAACACACCAACAGCAGACATGTACACAACCTGCAAACACAAAGAAATCGCCAAAAGTGAAATGCAATACAACCCAGGtaacaaaattaactaaatggtTTACTAAAAATACACCTTCCAAACAAATGCAGACTCAAGTGGGAGCATCAAAGAGTGATACTTCGTCTCTAAAAACGTTGAGTGCGTCAAAGCGAATCGTTAAAAGACGACGTTTAGACATGACTCGTGTGAGGGATGATAgcgattaa
- the LOC142232867 gene encoding uncharacterized protein LOC142232867 — MPDVEPQVYSIESQHETCFFKGLYCLHAESEASFIARDNDTYCSEKIRYECPPFMGAACRRELEYQRKAVKHNLTVIFNKMQ, encoded by the exons ATGCCGGATGTTGAGCCCCAAGTGTATTCTATAGAATCCCAACATGAGACGTGTTTTTTCAAAGGCTTATATTGCT TACATGCGGAAAGTGAGGCCAGCTTTATTGCACGTGATAACGATACATATTGTTCAGAAAAAATTCGCTATGAGTGTCCACCGTTTATGGGGGCAGCTTGCAGGCGTGAACTGGAATATCAGCGCAAAGCAGTTAAACACAATCTAACagtgattttcaataaaatgcaataa